In the Magnolia sinica isolate HGM2019 chromosome 15, MsV1, whole genome shotgun sequence genome, one interval contains:
- the LOC131227079 gene encoding putative disease resistance protein RGA3, which yields MADAVLSVLVQIIFERVSSSISQHVGLMKSVKKELMKVSATLSIIQAVLKDAEERQTKEEPVRIWLKNLKDVAYDADDLLDELSFEAERSNAEGDAPVCKFLSCFPSNDVVFRYKMGHRIKEIRERLDEISRDCDLFQLRARDGDGFVGIRDGQRITSSLIDGTEVFGREDDKRKMIDSWVFDECNSGDDISVACIVGMAGIGKTTLAKLVYNDERVKAHFELRMWVCVSEDFDVRRVTRAIVESAAEKSPEAAELDPLQVALEKMLYGRRFLLVLDDVWNESSADWDMLQAPFRAGARGSKIIVTTQSERVSLIMGTVPSYCLDSLSDDDCWSLFRQRVLAEGSLDVNENLVAIGKEIVKKCGGLPLAVKTLGGILRCKVNENEWNIVLNSEIWDLPTSSNDILPALRLSYQHLPAHVKPCFAYCSIFPKDYEFEKDKLVQLWMAEGFLLTQGRKQMEDIGGEYFDDLLLRSFFQYSHNNWEDRSVYKMHDLIHDLAQSISGDECFRMEDHGPFNVSERARHSSLHYSSLLCDGKKPSNSKVFYKSKGLRTFLLLGVQGYLPCTSNLRVTIPHDMFTKLRCLRVLDLSNGYIIELPNSIGSLKHLRYLDLSRGCFKRLPESIGHLYNLQTLKLENCSELCELPKGIGKLMKLRHLCMHTRMINSSPQLVSMPPGIGKLVDLQTLSLFVVGKESGSGIGELQNMMNLKGSICISKLENASAAKEADLKGKQHLHELELQWSPNNPVDVQLEKAEEVLEGLQPHISLKTLGIFQYNGTKFPSWVGDPLFSNLETIYIFNSSQCQCLPSLGRLPILKDLYIRGMHAVEKVGVEFRGDGNAGMFPLLETLELKDMPALDEWTDVEECDFPCLQELEVIDCPKLKGLPYLPPTLRNLSISNCLGLTALPRLPSLADLELDGCDEAILRELPFFTSLSSLSISGFQNIKSLPDGLLQSLNTLKKLYIADFHELMTFQEAGLKSLTSLERLVISHCPQLTSLPDEGLPTALKSIHLNQLDNLKTLPKKLQNLVSLQKIEIWRCTQLQSLPEEGLPMALRNFHVLDCPLLKERCQREAGEDWTKIEHIPYIEIDGLWISPS from the coding sequence ATGGCGGACGCAGTTCTCTCCGTTCTCGTTCAGATTATCTTTGAAAGGGTTTCTTCATCCATCTCACAACACGTTGGATTGATGAAGAGCGTAAAAAAAGAGCTGATGAAGGTCTCAGCCACACTCTCGATCATTCAAGCAGTACTGAAAGATGCAGAAGAGAGGCAAACCAAAGAAGAACCTGTGAGGATTTGGCTGAAAAATCTCAAAGACGTAGCCTACGATGCTGACGACCTTCTTGACGAGCTTTCATTTGAAGCCGAACGATCCAATGCGGAAGGCGATGCTCCGGTTTGCAAATTCCTGTCTTGTTTTCCCTCTAACGATGTCGTTTTCCGATACAAGATGGGGCATAGGATCAAGGAGATTAGAGAGAGATTGGATGAGATTTCTAGAGATTGTGACCTGTTTCAGTTGAGAGCTAGGGACGGAGATGGGTTTGTTGGGATTCGGGATGGGCAGCGGATTACTAGCTCTTTGATCGATGGGACAGAAGTTTTTGGTAGAGAAGACGATAAGCGGAAGATGATAGATTCGTGGGTGTTCGATGAATGTAACAGTGGGGATGACATTTCTGTTGCTTGTATTGTAGGTATGGCAGGGATAGGGAAAACCACGCTAGCAAAACTTGTGTACAATGATGAGAGGGTGAAGGCGCATTTCGAGCTGAGGATGTGGGTCTGCGTGTCCGAGGATTTCGATGTGAGGAGGGTGACAAGGGCGATTGTAGAATCAGCTGCTGAGAAGAGTCCGGAGGCTGCAGAGCTCGATCCACTCCAGGTTGCTCTTGAGAAGATGTTGTATGGGAGGAGATTCTTACTCGTGTTGGATGACGTGTGGAACGAAAGCAGTGCTGATTGGGACATGCTACAGGCCCCTTTTCGTGCTGGGGCCAGGGGAAGTAAAATCATTGTAACTACTCAAAGCGAGAGAGTATCGTTGATCATGGGCACAGTCCCCTCTTACTGTTTGGACAGTttgtctgatgatgattgttgGTCGTTGTTTAGGCAACGTGTGCTTGCAGAGGGGAGTTTGGATGTGAATGAAAACCTAGTAGCAATTGGTAAGGAAATAGTGAAGAAGTGCGGAGGTTTGCCTTTGGCAGTGAAGACACTCGGAGGCATCTTGCGTTGTAAAGTCAATGAAAATGAGTGGAATATTGTGTTGAATAGTGAAATATGGGATTTACCCACGAGCAGTAATGACATCTTGCCAGCTCTAAGGCTTAGTTATCAGCATCTCCCTGCCCATGTGAAACCATGCTTTGCATATTGCTCTATTTTTCCGAAAGATTATGAATTCGAGAAGGATAAACTGGTCCAGTTATGGATGGCAGAAGGATTTCTTTTGACTCAAGGGAGGAAACAAATGGAAGATATAGGCGGCGAGTATTTCGATGATTTGTTGTTGAGGTCCTTCTTTCAGTACTCTCATAACAATTGGGAAGACCGGTCAGTATACAAGATGCACGACCTCATTCATGATCTAGCACAGTCTATTTCTGGTGATGAGTGTTTTAGAATGGAGGATCATGGACCGTTTAATGTCTCTGAAAGGGCCCGCCATTCATCATTGCACTATTCGTCATTGCTTTGTGATGGTAAGAAGCCTTCGAACTCTAAGGTCTTTTATAAATCTAAAGGCCTACGCACATTCTTGCTTCTTGGTGTGCAGGGGTATCTCCCTTGCACTTCTAACCTGCGAGTTACAATCCCTCATGATATGTTCACAAAGTTAAGATGCTTGCGGGTGTTGGATTTGAGCAATGGTTACATTATAGAGTTGCCAAATTCAATTGGTAGTTTGAAACATCTGCGCTACCTTGATCTCTCTCGGGGTTGTTTCAAAAGGCTGCCTGAGTCAATTGGGCACCTTTACAATCTACAGACGTTGAAACTCGAGAATTGCTCCGAGCTCTGTGAGTTACCCAAAGGCATTGGGAAACTCATGAAGCTACGTCATCTTTGTATGCATACAAGAATGATAAACTCTAGCCCTCAATTGGTATCCATGCCACCGGGAATTGGGAAACTAGTCGATCTTCAAACATTGTCCTTATTTGTTGTGGGCAAGGAGAGTGGAAGTGGGATAGGAGAGTTACAGAACATGATGAATCTTAAAGGTTCCATTTGCATTTCAAAACTCGAGAATGCAAGTGCAGCCAAGGAAGCTGATTTGAAGGGTAAGCAGCACCTTCACGAGTTGGAGTTGCAATGGAGTCCGAACAACCCTGTTGATGTGCAACTCGAGAAAGCTGAGGAGGTACTTGAAGGCCTCCAACCACACATCAGCCTCAAAACGCTCGGCATATTTCAGTACAATGGGACTAAATTTCCAAGTTGGGTGGGGGATCCTTTGTTTTCCAATCTTGAAACGATTTACATCTTCAATTCTTCTCAATGTCAATGCCTCCCATCTCTCGGTCGGCTACCTATTCTTAAGGATCTTTACATACGTGGAATGCATGCGGTTGAAAAGGTGGGTGTGGAGTTCCGGGGTGATGGCAATGCGGGCATGTTTCCTTTACTAGAAACGCTAGAGCTCAAGGACATGCCTGCTTTGGATGAGTGGACTGATGTGGAGGAATGTGACTTCCCTTGTCTCCAAGAACTTGAGGTTATAGATTGCCCCAAGTTGAAAGGATTACCTTATCTCCCTCCTACCCTAAGAAATTTGTCAATATCGAATTGTCTGGGATTAACTGCTCTTCCCAGGCTTCCATCTCTTGCTGATTTGGAATTGGATGGATGTGATGAAGCAATATTGAGAGAATTACCTTTCTTTACCTCTCTTTCTTCCTTGAGTATTTCCgggtttcaaaatataaaatcccTGCCCGATGGGTTATTACAGTCCCTAAATACTCTCAAGAAGTTGTACATTGCCGATTTCCACGAGCTCATGACATTCCAAGAGGCTGGTTTGAAAAGCCTCACTTCTCTTGAAAGGTTGGTAATTTCTCATTGTCCCCAACTCACGAGCTTGCCAGATGAAGGGCTGCCAACCGCACTTAAATCTATTCACCTCAATCAACTTGATAATCTCAAGACCTTGCCCAAGAAGCTGCAAAACCTCGTTTCCCTCCAAAAAATTGAAATATGGCGTTGTACACAACTCCAGTCTTTGCCAGAGGAGGGTCTGCCGATGGCACTTCGAAATTTTCATGTTCTCGACTGTCCCTTACTAAAGGAACGGTGTCAAAGGGAGGCAGGTGAGGATTGGACGAAGATAGAACACATCCCTTACATAGAAATTGATGGGCTATGGATTTCTCCGAGTTGA